From Oryza sativa Japonica Group chromosome 4, ASM3414082v1, one genomic window encodes:
- the LOC136356244 gene encoding uncharacterized protein, translating to MVKVGRKMRQAQLAKIQAREEVLDSIMRETEEERQAALIASSVLNEALGDIRLQYEAHAEDLAKRIRDACGVLDAAAAHERRASEAEASLQARTTALGAERKALDDRARSAQELEATIRRWIEVLDRNQREQKTCGEEQTGRAQELEERARLLDQRESTLAAHERTAAKVEASLRLREEAAAERDRITLAAKASADRRAEELRLREEACREQDAALAEREAEVSHRDVASFWLSEQLASREEAVAGCEARHLESARAERAAIAAKASELEAREKDLTASGPDMTRSWRASLPQFGVPSPTWSAWCRIRLGRLRPSASPTSSGPGSSPTQSTGWSARGVESASPRAGIASFRPHSRHSRFCWTG from the coding sequence ATGGTGAAGGTGGGGCGCAAAATGCGCCAAGCCCAACTAGCCAAGATCCAGGCGCGCGAGGAGGTACTGGACTCCATCATGcgggagacggaggaggagcggcaggcGGCGCTGATCGCCTCGAGCGTCCTGAACGAGGCGCTGGGCGACATCCGCCTCCAATATGAGGCTCACGCCGAGGACTTGGCGAAGAGGATTAGGGACGCTTGCGGCGTCCTTGACGCAGCCGCTGCCCACGAGCGGCGGGCATCGGAGGCTGAGGCCTCTCTGCAGGCTCGAACGACGGCGCTCGGGGCTGAGCGCAAGGCCTTGGATGACCGTGCTCGCTCCGCACAGGAGCTTGAAGCCACAATCCGTCGGTGGATCGAAGTCCTCGATCGAAACCAGCGCGAGCAAAAAACGTGCGGCGAAGAACAGACGGGGCGGGCCCAGGAGCTGGAGGAGCGAGCGCGCCTGCTAGATCAGCGGGAGTCCACCTTGGCCGCTCACGAGAGAACGGCGGCGAAGGTGGAGGCTTCCCTTCGCCTCCGTGAAGAGGCCGCGGCCGAGCGTGACCGGATCACCCTTGCCGCGAAAGCTTCCGCGGATCGCCGCGCGGAAGAGCTACGGCTGCGGGAAGAGGCATGCCGGGAACAGGACGCTGCACTTGCCGAGCGCGAAGCCGAGGTGAGCCACCGCGATGTAGCCTCGTTCTGGCTGAGCGAGCAACTCGCGAGTCGCGAGGAGGCCGTCGCCGGGTGCGAGGCTCGCCATCTGGAGAGCGCCCGCGCTGAGCGCGCGGCGATAGCGGCGAAGGCCTCTGAGCTGGAGGCCCGGGAGAAGGACTTGACAGCGAGCGGGCCGGACATGACGCGGAGTTGGCGAGCCAGCTTGCCACAGTTCGGAGTACCCTCGCCGACCTGGAGCGCCTGGTGCAGGATCAGGCTGGGGAGATTGCGGCCCTCCGCCTCACCAACGAGCTCGGGCCCAGGCAGCTCTCCGACGCAGTCAACCGGCTGGAGCGCGCGGGGCGTCGAGTCGGCATCTCCGCGCGCCGGGATAGCAAGCTTCCGCCCACATAGCCGGCACTCGCGCTTCTGCTGGACGGGCTAG